CCGTCATGGGCAATGCAAGTGATCCAGCGCTGCTGGGCAAGGAGAAGCTCATATGGACTGTCAGTTGTCGGAAGTTGAAAGTAGGGTGCTGGGATGTCTGATGGAAAAAGAAATGGCCACCCCGGATTATTATCCCTTGTCCCTGAATGGACTGATGAACGCATGTAACCAGAAATCAAATCGTAATCCGGTGGTTGATTATGATGAGAAAACGGTTTATCGGGCGCTCGATGAGTTAAAGCAGAAGCAGTTTGTCTGGCAGAGCGATGCCAGTCGGGTTCCGAAATATGGCGAGAATTTCGTTAAAAAGCAAAATCTGGTGGCACGTGAGGCTGCGGTGTTATGTCTGCTTCTGGTCAGGGGGTTTCAGACGGCTGGTGAGATCAGAGGGCGGGCTGGTAGGTTGTGTGAGTTTGCAGACCTGGCGGAAGCGGAAAGTGCTTTGCAGAGTCTGGCCGAGATGGGTTTGGTCGTCAAGATGCCCAGGCAACCGGGCTGTAAAGAGCGGCGTTATGCACATCTCCTGGCCGGTGAGCCGGTAGCTGAAATTGAGGGAATATCTGTGGCCAGACCTGAAGCCGTTGCCCTTGAGGTGATGGCTGAAAATGAAAGAATTGCTGCTCTGGAAAATGAGGTCAAGGAGTTGCGCTTCGCATTTGAGCAATTGCAGCAGAATTTTGCCGAGTTTAAAGAGCAGTTTGATTGAGCCTCATTTTTTATTAATTAGTTCGTTTGTCTCCGGCTTGACAATCATCCCAAGGTTGTCGGATAATCATTAAAATCCAGTTGTGCTGGATTGGTTTTAGATTAAATCCTGCCGGGGCCCCAATGCCGAAAAATAACCAAAGAGACATCCAGATCATCAATGAGGTTCCCGCCTTGGTTTACGGGGTCCGCTCTGATGACCGTATCGTTTTTGTAAACCCATATTTTACGGTGGTTACAGGGTTTCATGCCGAGGAATTAAAAGGCGCGAACTGGCGGGCCAAATTGCATTGGAGTGACCGACGTCATGATGATGCAAGTATTTTGGGATTTCTAACCAAAGATGATGCCCCTTCATTTTACGAGTCGGAGCTGATCAATAAGAAAGGTGAAAGTCGGACGATAAGGTGGAACCATCTTTTACTGCGCGATGAAGCAGGTCAACTTTCGGAGATCATCGGTTTCGGCACTGATATGACCAACCGGCAACGGGCTGATGAACTTGCTTATCAGGCGATGGCCGATCTCGATCGTATTTTTGATGCTATCAGCGACGTGGTGACTATTCATGATACCGATATGCGGATTATCCGGGTCAACA
The genomic region above belongs to Pseudomonadota bacterium and contains:
- a CDS encoding PAS domain-containing protein; this translates as MPKNNQRDIQIINEVPALVYGVRSDDRIVFVNPYFTVVTGFHAEELKGANWRAKLHWSDRRHDDASILGFLTKDDAPSFYESELINKKGESRTIRWNHLLLRDEAGQLSEIIGFGTDMTNRQRADELAYQAMADLDRIFDAISDVVTIHDTDMRIIRVNKAACVALQSSPEELLGKHCYEVFRGDSIPCASCPEIKTLSDHLPHEGEIEHSRLGACRSESLQYP
- a CDS encoding YceH family protein; amino-acid sequence: MDCQLSEVESRVLGCLMEKEMATPDYYPLSLNGLMNACNQKSNRNPVVDYDEKTVYRALDELKQKQFVWQSDASRVPKYGENFVKKQNLVAREAAVLCLLLVRGFQTAGEIRGRAGRLCEFADLAEAESALQSLAEMGLVVKMPRQPGCKERRYAHLLAGEPVAEIEGISVARPEAVALEVMAENERIAALENEVKELRFAFEQLQQNFAEFKEQFD